The following coding sequences are from one Phyllostomus discolor isolate MPI-MPIP mPhyDis1 chromosome 11, mPhyDis1.pri.v3, whole genome shotgun sequence window:
- the CLDN23 gene encoding claudin-23 has protein sequence MRTPAAMTVGMVLAPCGLLLNLTGTLAPGWRQVKGFLNQPVDVVLYQGLWDICREQSSRERECGQPDELGYFKAEPVLVARGLMVTSLAVTVLGLLLASLGVRCWEDEPRYAPAGFSGLVLFAAGLFSLIPVSWYNHVLADRTVLPAPESPVTVEVSYSLVLGYLGSCLLLLGGFSLALSFAPWCQECCRRRRKAPSGGPRRPSISTVYVDWPQPALTPAIKYYSDGQHRPRPAEAGPVDVGPADKPKVGFPMPRPPPKTYTNSVDVLDGETGAHSQGASSRSTRPCHSSLPCDSDL, from the coding sequence ATGCGGACGCCGGCGGCGATGACGGTGGGCATGGTGCTCGCGCCCTGCGGGCTGCTGCTCAACCTGACGGGCACGCTGGCGCCCGGCTGGCGGCAGGTGAAGGGCTTCCTCAACCAGCCGGTGGACGTGGTGCTGTACCAAGGCCTTTGGGACATCTGCCGCGAGCAGAGCAGCCGCGAGCGCGAGTGCGGCCAGCCGGACGAGCTGGGGTACTTCAAGGCTGAGCCTGTGCTCGTGGCTCGGGGACTCATGGTGACGTCCCTGGCGGTCACCgtgctggggctgctgctggcgTCGCTCGGCGTGCGCTGCTGGGAGGACGAGCCCCGCTATGCGCCGGCCGGCTTCTCCGGCTTGGTGCTCTTTGCCGCGGGCCTCTTCAGCCTCATCCCGGTGTCCTGGTACAATCACGTCCTGGCGGATCGCACCGTCCTGCCCGCCCCGGAGAGCCCGGTTACGGTGGAAGTCAGCTACAGCCTGGTGCTGGGCTACCTGGGCAGCTGCCTGCTTCTGCTGGGCGGCTTCTCGCTGGCGCTCAGCTTCGCGCCCTGGTGCCAGGAGTGCTGTCGACGTCGCAGGAAAGCACCCTCCGGCGGCCCTCGCCGCCCCAGCATCAGCACCGTGTACGTCGACTGGCCGCAGCCCGCGCTCACGCCCGCCATCAAGTACTACAGCGACGGCCAGCACCGGCCGCGGCCCGCGGAGGCCGGCCCCGTGGACGTGGGCCCCGCTGACAAGCCCAAAGTGGGCTTTCCCATGCCGCGCCCGCCACCCAAGACCTACACCAACTCGGTGGACGTGCTCGACGGGGAGACGGGGGCCCACTCCCAGGGCGCCTCCTCGCGCAGCACCCGCCCCTGCCACAGCTCCCTGCCCTGCGACTCCGATCTGTAG